A window from Variovorax sp. PBL-E5 encodes these proteins:
- a CDS encoding LysR substrate-binding domain-containing protein, giving the protein MRFDLIDLRLFLNIVDAGTITAGAQRTHMTLASASQRVLGMEDVLATPLLVREKQGVRATDAGRTLAHHARLVLAQMEQMRAELGAYGAGLKGQVRLLCNTSAMTEHLPEVLSGFLAAHPHVSVDLEEQASQDIADAVRAGLCDIGIVSDAVDAGGLQRFVFRSDHLVLVVARGHDLARRRRIAFAEIVEHEFVGLAPGSPLQEHLAQHAKRLGKRLVYRVRVRGFEAVCRMVEQRIGIGIVPQAAAVRCAKSMRLVGVPLTDAWAQRKLMACVRQHDELPLNVQRMLQHLLAGVAPMN; this is encoded by the coding sequence ATGCGATTCGACCTCATCGATCTGCGCCTGTTCCTGAACATCGTCGATGCCGGCACCATCACCGCCGGCGCGCAGCGCACGCACATGACGCTGGCCTCGGCCAGCCAGCGCGTGCTGGGCATGGAGGACGTGCTGGCGACGCCGCTCCTGGTGCGCGAGAAACAGGGCGTGCGCGCCACCGACGCGGGCAGAACGCTGGCGCATCATGCGCGGCTCGTGCTCGCGCAGATGGAGCAGATGCGCGCCGAGCTCGGCGCGTACGGCGCCGGGCTCAAGGGGCAGGTCCGTCTTCTGTGCAACACCTCCGCGATGACCGAGCATCTGCCCGAGGTCTTGAGCGGCTTCCTGGCGGCGCATCCGCACGTCTCGGTCGACCTCGAAGAACAGGCGAGCCAGGACATCGCCGATGCCGTGCGCGCCGGCCTGTGCGACATCGGCATCGTTTCGGATGCGGTCGATGCGGGCGGGCTGCAGCGCTTCGTGTTCCGCAGCGACCACCTCGTGCTCGTCGTTGCGCGCGGGCACGATCTGGCGCGGCGGCGGCGCATCGCCTTTGCCGAGATCGTCGAGCACGAGTTCGTCGGTCTGGCGCCGGGCAGTCCGCTGCAGGAGCACCTCGCGCAGCATGCGAAGCGGCTCGGCAAGCGCCTGGTCTATCGCGTGCGGGTGCGCGGCTTCGAGGCCGTGTGCCGGATGGTCGAGCAGCGCATCGGCATCGGCATCGTTCCGCAGGCCGCGGCCGTGCGCTGTGCGAAGTCGATGCGCCTGGTCGGCGTGCCGCTCACCGATGCATGGGCCCAGCGCAAGCTGATGGCCTGCGTGCGCCAGCACGACGAGTTGCCGTTGAACGTGCAGCGCATGCTGCAGCATCTGCTGGCCGGCGTAGCACCGATGAACTGA
- a CDS encoding sulfite exporter TauE/SafE family protein, with protein MDGLPFIHPIAATAAMAWLAVAAVFLAAGIVKGVVGLGLPTLSMALLALWMPPAEAAALLIVPSFVTNVWQLRPWPAIGPVWRRVGAMQAGIFAGTLGGALLFGAPAGAWATVALGIALIGYAAWGLAARPLHVSAGRERWLGPAAGALTGVVTAFTGVFVVPAVAYLQALNMTRDELIQAMGLSFTTSTVALGIALAGHGSYSGSLIGESLAMLVPALIGMAAGQWIRSRLSLATFRRCFFVGLVLLGAYMIARQLAA; from the coding sequence ATGGACGGCCTGCCCTTCATCCATCCGATCGCCGCGACCGCCGCCATGGCCTGGCTGGCGGTGGCGGCCGTCTTCCTGGCGGCGGGCATCGTCAAGGGCGTCGTCGGCCTCGGACTGCCGACGCTGTCGATGGCGCTGCTCGCGCTGTGGATGCCGCCGGCCGAGGCGGCGGCGCTGCTGATCGTGCCTTCGTTCGTGACCAATGTCTGGCAGTTGCGGCCGTGGCCGGCGATCGGCCCGGTGTGGCGCCGTGTCGGCGCCATGCAGGCCGGCATCTTCGCGGGCACGCTGGGCGGTGCGCTGCTGTTCGGCGCGCCGGCCGGTGCCTGGGCCACGGTCGCGCTGGGCATCGCGCTGATCGGCTACGCGGCCTGGGGCCTGGCGGCGCGGCCGCTCCATGTGTCGGCCGGCCGCGAACGATGGCTCGGCCCGGCGGCGGGCGCGTTGACGGGAGTGGTGACCGCGTTCACCGGCGTCTTCGTGGTGCCGGCCGTCGCCTACCTGCAGGCGCTGAACATGACGCGCGACGAGCTGATCCAGGCCATGGGCCTGTCCTTCACCACCTCGACGGTGGCGCTGGGCATCGCCCTCGCGGGACACGGCAGCTATTCGGGCTCGCTGATCGGCGAATCGCTGGCCATGCTGGTGCCGGCGCTCATCGGGATGGCGGCCGGCCAATGGATCCGCTCGCGCCTGTCGCTCGCGACCTTTCGCCGATGCTTCTTCGTCGGGCTAGTCCTGCTGGGCGCCTACATGATCGCGCGGCAGCTCGCCGCCTGA
- a CDS encoding cell division protein ZapA — MKQIEVQIMGQSYLLGCPEGGEQQLRDAVERVDAAMCKIRDAGKVKARDRIAVLASLNLAFDLGQREAALAASASAPVPAPAPAPASEAGAVDDAAGETQASQLIQRLDHALAGDGLLL; from the coding sequence ATGAAACAAATCGAAGTCCAGATCATGGGCCAGAGCTACCTGCTCGGCTGTCCCGAAGGCGGCGAGCAGCAGTTGCGCGACGCAGTCGAACGCGTCGATGCCGCGATGTGCAAGATCCGCGATGCCGGCAAGGTGAAGGCGCGCGACCGCATCGCGGTGCTGGCCTCGCTCAATCTCGCCTTCGACCTGGGCCAGCGCGAGGCCGCGCTCGCGGCGTCCGCATCTGCACCCGTACCCGCGCCTGCGCCTGCGCCCGCGAGCGAAGCCGGTGCGGTCGATGACGCCGCCGGCGAAACCCAGGCCTCGCAACTGATCCAGCGCCTGGACCATGCCCTCGCAGGCGACGGTCTTTTACTCTGA
- a CDS encoding ABC transporter substrate-binding protein gives MNRLLRLASAVLLCALAFAAQAVVVSDERGVRVDLPRPPQRIVSLLPSLTESVCTLGACARLVGVDRYSNWPDPVRALPQVGGGLDPNVEAIVALQPDLVLLAKSSRVTQRLEALGLKVLVLEPKSHADVRRVLDALGRALGVDDAQQVWRTIDASVSAAAQSLPAEVMKRTRVYFEVNSAPYAAGEVSFIGETLARLGARNIVPASLGPFPKLNPEYVVRANPDLIMVGARSAQGLEQRPGWGAIRAVREGRICRFTAAESDVLVRPGPRMGEAARLMAQCLLDKTDKTRGERG, from the coding sequence ATGAACCGTCTTCTGCGCCTGGCGTCCGCCGTGCTGCTGTGCGCACTGGCCTTCGCCGCGCAAGCGGTGGTCGTGTCCGACGAGCGCGGCGTCCGCGTCGATCTGCCGCGGCCGCCGCAGCGCATCGTGTCGCTGCTGCCTTCGCTGACCGAATCGGTCTGCACGCTCGGCGCCTGCGCCCGGCTGGTCGGCGTCGACCGCTATTCCAACTGGCCCGATCCGGTGCGTGCGCTGCCGCAGGTCGGCGGCGGGCTCGATCCGAATGTCGAGGCGATCGTCGCGCTCCAGCCCGATCTGGTGCTGCTGGCCAAGTCCTCGCGCGTGACGCAGCGGCTCGAGGCCCTCGGCCTCAAGGTGCTGGTGCTCGAACCGAAGAGCCATGCCGACGTGCGGCGCGTGCTCGACGCGCTGGGCCGTGCGCTCGGCGTCGACGATGCGCAGCAGGTATGGCGCACCATCGATGCCAGCGTCTCGGCCGCGGCGCAATCGCTGCCCGCGGAAGTGATGAAGCGCACGCGCGTGTACTTCGAAGTCAACAGCGCGCCCTATGCGGCCGGCGAAGTTTCGTTCATCGGCGAGACGCTCGCGCGGCTCGGCGCGAGGAACATCGTGCCGGCTTCGCTCGGGCCTTTCCCCAAGCTCAATCCCGAGTACGTGGTGCGCGCCAATCCCGACCTGATCATGGTCGGCGCGCGCAGCGCGCAAGGTCTGGAACAGCGGCCGGGCTGGGGTGCGATCCGCGCCGTGCGCGAAGGCCGCATCTGCCGCTTCACCGCCGCCGAATCCGACGTGCTGGTGCGGCCCGGCCCGCGCATGGGCGAGGCCGCGCGGCTGATGGCGCAATGCCTGCTCGACAAGACCGACAAGACGCGCGGAGAGCGCGGATGA
- a CDS encoding cobyrinate a,c-diamide synthase — translation MDAALNAHAGDPAAPAACAALLVAAPASGQGKTTVAAALARLHARQGRRVRAFKCGPDFLDPHWLALASGAPVHSLDLWMTGEADCRARLHAAASAAELVIVEGVMGLFDGSPSAADLAERFGLPVMAVIDAQAMAGTFGALAYGLQNFRPGLPWAGVLANRVAGERHAGMLKDALREPDQWLGALPRGTDFALPERHLGLVATGELGDAMARLDAAADALAATPLGRLPVEGLPRVRFDAVAPAQPAPSAPLLAGRTLAIARDAAFSFIYPANLDVLSALGAQLSFFSPLAGEVLPPCDAVWLPGGYPELHAGALAVHVALRESLARHVVQGKPVWAECGGMMALFDTLTTADGQAHRMWGLLPGHVRMHKRLAGLGPQQLTLGDATLRGHTFHFSSCETPLAPSAHTVRPGGGRTASAGEALYVQGPVRASYFHAWFDSSFAATARLFLPAPIGFDHG, via the coding sequence GTGGACGCCGCACTGAACGCGCACGCCGGCGACCCGGCGGCCCCTGCCGCCTGCGCCGCGCTGCTCGTGGCCGCGCCGGCCTCCGGGCAGGGCAAGACCACGGTGGCCGCGGCGCTCGCGCGGCTGCATGCGCGCCAGGGCCGCCGCGTGCGGGCCTTCAAGTGCGGCCCCGATTTTCTCGACCCGCACTGGCTCGCGCTCGCGAGCGGCGCGCCCGTGCATTCGCTCGATCTCTGGATGACCGGCGAGGCCGATTGCCGCGCGCGCCTGCATGCGGCGGCGAGCGCGGCGGAACTGGTGATCGTCGAAGGCGTGATGGGCCTGTTCGACGGGTCGCCCAGCGCGGCCGATCTGGCCGAGCGCTTCGGTCTGCCGGTGATGGCCGTGATCGATGCGCAGGCCATGGCCGGCACCTTCGGCGCGCTGGCCTACGGGCTGCAGAACTTCCGGCCCGGCCTGCCATGGGCCGGCGTGCTGGCCAACCGCGTGGCCGGCGAACGCCATGCCGGCATGCTGAAGGACGCGCTGCGCGAGCCGGACCAGTGGCTCGGCGCCTTGCCGCGCGGCACGGACTTCGCGCTGCCCGAACGCCATCTCGGCCTGGTCGCGACCGGCGAGCTCGGCGATGCGATGGCCCGGCTCGATGCCGCCGCCGATGCGCTGGCCGCGACGCCGCTGGGCCGGCTGCCGGTCGAAGGGCTGCCGCGCGTTCGCTTCGATGCGGTCGCGCCGGCGCAGCCCGCGCCGAGCGCGCCGCTGCTGGCCGGCCGCACCCTCGCGATCGCGCGCGACGCGGCCTTCTCGTTCATCTATCCGGCCAATCTCGATGTGCTGAGCGCGCTCGGTGCGCAGCTCTCGTTCTTTTCGCCGCTGGCCGGCGAGGTGCTGCCGCCCTGCGATGCGGTCTGGCTGCCGGGCGGCTATCCTGAGCTGCATGCGGGTGCGCTCGCCGTCCACGTTGCCTTGCGCGAGTCGCTGGCGCGCCATGTCGTGCAGGGCAAGCCGGTCTGGGCCGAATGCGGCGGCATGATGGCGTTGTTCGACACGCTGACCACGGCCGACGGACAGGCGCATCGCATGTGGGGCCTGCTGCCGGGCCATGTGCGAATGCACAAGCGGCTCGCGGGTCTCGGGCCGCAGCAACTGACACTCGGAGACGCAACTTTGCGCGGGCATACCTTCCATTTCTCGAGTTGCGAGACACCGCTGGCGCCCTCGGCCCATACGGTGCGGCCCGGTGGCGGCCGCACGGCGAGCGCAGGCGAAGCGCTCTATGTGCAGGGGCCGGTGCGCGCGAGTTATTTCCACGCGTGGTTCGATTCCAGTTTCGCGGCCACCGCGCGGCTCTTCCTGCCAGCGCCGATCGGCTTCGACCATGGCTGA
- a CDS encoding bifunctional adenosylcobinamide kinase/adenosylcobinamide-phosphate guanylyltransferase — translation MAEREFILGGQKSGKSRRAEQRAVDWLAASPGRHAVLIATAMPHDDEMRERIARHRADRAQRVPGLVTVEEPVALAEAIDAHSAPATLVLVDCLTLWLTNLLMPLDAALSPAPPQIVTAQALLLKALADARGPIVLVGNEIGLGVIPLGREVRAFVDALGRLNQEVAAACDRVTLMAAGLPLALKEPR, via the coding sequence ATGGCTGAGCGCGAATTCATCCTCGGCGGCCAGAAGAGCGGCAAGTCGCGGCGCGCCGAACAGCGCGCCGTCGACTGGCTCGCCGCGTCGCCGGGCCGCCATGCGGTGTTGATCGCGACCGCCATGCCGCACGACGACGAGATGCGCGAGCGCATCGCGCGCCATCGGGCCGATCGCGCCCAGCGCGTGCCCGGGCTCGTCACGGTCGAGGAGCCGGTCGCGCTGGCAGAGGCCATCGATGCGCACAGCGCGCCCGCAACGCTGGTGTTAGTCGACTGCCTCACCCTGTGGCTCACCAACCTGCTGATGCCGCTCGATGCCGCGCTGAGCCCGGCGCCGCCGCAGATCGTGACCGCCCAAGCCTTGCTGTTGAAGGCGCTGGCCGATGCGCGCGGTCCCATCGTGCTGGTCGGCAACGAGATCGGCCTCGGCGTGATCCCGCTCGGCCGCGAGGTGCGTGCCTTCGTCGATGCGCTGGGCCGTCTCAACCAGGAGGTCGCAGCCGCCTGCGACCGCGTCACGCTGATGGCGGCCGGCTTGCCGCTCGCCTTGAAGGAACCCCGATGA
- a CDS encoding DUF904 domain-containing protein translates to MPAPSRMDQIAERVERLLVRHEEVQRTNALLQEQVDALTRERDALRSRLAAARTRLDALLEQLPADPSQDSTSSR, encoded by the coding sequence ATGCCCGCACCGAGCCGTATGGACCAGATCGCCGAGCGCGTCGAACGTTTGCTCGTACGCCACGAAGAAGTGCAGCGCACCAATGCGTTGCTGCAGGAGCAGGTGGACGCGCTCACGCGCGAGCGCGATGCGCTCAGGTCGCGGCTGGCTGCGGCGCGCACGCGGCTCGACGCCCTGCTCGAGCAGTTGCCGGCAGATCCCTCACAAGATTCGACCTCCTCCCGATGA
- a CDS encoding TonB-dependent receptor domain-containing protein — protein MKTCVSSSRLSRASAPARLRLACLPLALVSAIGGNAFAQAVPSLGETVVTANRVAQPVSDLVSDVSIIDRETIERSGAVGVAGVLARLPGVEITRNGGPGNTSSVFLRGAETRFTAVYIDGVRVDSQSTGGAAWESIPLAQIDRIEVLRGPAAAVYGSDAIGGVIQLFTKKGEAGVAPYAGVGFGSYGLRHLEAGVSGASGAFDYSLGVAHDENTGFNVQPVSKRDISKVGITDPDKDGYNSTSGNLRLGFQIDPSQRIETSLLYNDMAARYDNSGVKKPILFFPDDIGYNRLRTASVAWLAKWSDVYSTRVQVTDSDSLYKTEPSFYQTETHLRSYLFQNEFRFGPHLFTAALERREDALDNAATSATSPELSRDRAQNALSLGYSYVQGPHSLQLHVRHDEDSEFGGKTTGSAAYGFAITPQWRATVSAGNAFRVPTLFQRFSQYGSASLKPEESRNVEAGLQYTQGATHAGFVVYRNRVTNLINFDGGATACGSGFGCYANTGRAEYEGITLTADDRIGEVTLRGSLDFQDPHDRSNDNLLARRARRHASFGADWRVGGWLLGAEVQASSKRFDDSANTITLGGYTLLNLVASTQLTPELSLVARIDNVGNKDYMLANTYAMAGRSAYVGLKWTPH, from the coding sequence ATGAAAACCTGTGTTTCCTCCTCGCGCCTCTCCCGCGCATCCGCGCCTGCGCGCCTTCGGCTCGCCTGCCTTCCGCTCGCGCTCGTCTCGGCCATCGGCGGCAACGCCTTTGCGCAGGCGGTGCCATCGCTCGGCGAAACCGTCGTCACCGCGAACCGCGTCGCGCAGCCCGTGTCCGACCTCGTCAGCGACGTCTCGATCATCGACCGCGAGACCATCGAGCGCAGCGGCGCGGTCGGCGTGGCCGGCGTGCTGGCGCGCCTGCCCGGTGTCGAGATCACACGCAACGGCGGCCCCGGCAACACCAGCAGCGTGTTCCTGCGCGGCGCCGAGACGCGCTTCACCGCGGTCTACATCGATGGCGTGCGGGTCGACTCGCAATCCACCGGCGGCGCCGCCTGGGAAAGCATTCCGCTCGCGCAGATCGACCGCATCGAGGTGCTGCGCGGCCCGGCCGCCGCGGTCTACGGCTCGGATGCGATCGGCGGCGTGATCCAGCTTTTCACGAAGAAGGGCGAGGCCGGCGTGGCGCCTTACGCGGGTGTCGGCTTCGGCAGCTACGGCCTGCGCCACCTCGAGGCCGGTGTCAGCGGCGCGAGCGGCGCCTTCGACTACTCGCTCGGCGTCGCGCACGACGAGAACACCGGCTTCAACGTGCAGCCGGTCAGCAAGCGCGACATCTCGAAGGTCGGCATCACCGACCCCGACAAGGACGGCTACAACAGCACCTCGGGCAACCTGCGGCTCGGCTTCCAGATCGATCCCTCGCAGCGCATCGAGACCTCGCTGCTCTACAACGACATGGCTGCGCGCTACGACAATTCCGGCGTCAAGAAGCCGATCCTGTTCTTCCCCGACGACATCGGCTACAACCGGCTGCGCACCGCCAGCGTGGCCTGGCTCGCGAAGTGGAGCGACGTCTACAGCACGCGCGTGCAGGTGACCGATTCCGACAGCCTCTACAAGACCGAGCCTTCGTTCTACCAGACCGAGACGCATCTGCGCAGCTACCTGTTCCAGAACGAATTCCGCTTCGGTCCGCACCTGTTCACCGCGGCGCTGGAACGCCGCGAGGACGCGCTCGACAACGCCGCCACCTCGGCCACCAGCCCCGAGCTGTCGCGCGACCGGGCCCAGAACGCACTCTCGCTCGGCTACAGCTACGTGCAGGGTCCGCACTCGCTGCAACTGCATGTGCGCCACGACGAGGACAGCGAGTTCGGCGGCAAGACCACCGGCAGCGCGGCCTACGGCTTCGCGATCACGCCGCAATGGCGCGCCACCGTGTCGGCCGGCAACGCCTTCCGCGTGCCGACGCTGTTCCAGCGCTTCAGCCAGTACGGTTCGGCGAGCCTCAAGCCTGAAGAGAGCCGCAACGTCGAGGCCGGCCTGCAGTACACGCAGGGCGCGACGCACGCGGGCTTCGTGGTCTACCGCAACCGCGTGACCAACCTGATCAACTTCGACGGCGGCGCCACGGCCTGCGGTTCGGGCTTCGGCTGCTATGCCAACACCGGGCGCGCCGAGTACGAAGGCATCACGCTCACGGCCGACGACCGCATCGGCGAGGTCACGCTGCGCGGCTCGCTCGACTTCCAGGATCCGCACGACCGCAGCAACGACAACCTGCTGGCCCGCCGCGCGCGCCGTCATGCGAGCTTCGGCGCCGACTGGCGCGTCGGCGGCTGGCTGCTGGGCGCCGAGGTGCAGGCCTCGAGCAAGCGCTTCGACGATTCGGCCAACACCATCACGCTCGGCGGCTACACGCTGCTCAACCTCGTGGCCAGCACGCAGCTCACGCCCGAGCTGAGCCTGGTGGCGCGCATCGACAATGTGGGCAACAAGGACTATATGCTGGCCAACACCTACGCCATGGCGGGACGTTCGGCCTACGTCGGCCTCAAGTGGACGCCGCACTGA